In the Arachis ipaensis cultivar K30076 chromosome B10, Araip1.1, whole genome shotgun sequence genome, one interval contains:
- the LOC107623468 gene encoding uncharacterized protein LOC107623468 has translation MATAIAIAHFCPKTGLTLSCHKRNHFLSHHLHFSSASLSHAVFSRGYLSTEMFRRPKIHPIICKAKRYAPNTTKRKRLSRKRGGEPDKKTHRRRMGSKKKLLFKIIRLVSAAGTRFFYAKKKSRKIDLKKYDPKLKYHVLFTEAS, from the exons ATGGCGACTGCTATAGCTATAGCACATTTTTGTCCAAAAACAGGCTTAActctttcttgtcacaaaagaaATCATTTCCTCTCCCATCACCTTCATTTTTCTTCTGCTTCCCTCTCCCATGCTGTGTTCTCCAGAG GCTATTTGTCAACTGAGATGTTTAGAAGGCCAAAAATTCACCCCATTATTTGTAAGGCCAAAAGATATGCTCCAAACACCACAAAGAGAAAG AGATTGAGTAGAAAGAGGGGAGGTGAACCTGACAAGAAAACACATAGGAGAAGGATGGGGTCTAAGAAGAAGCTGCTTTTCAAGATCATCAGGCTTGTCTCAGCAGCTGGGACTAGATTCTTCTATGCCAAGAAAAAGAGCAGGAAGATTGACCTCAAGAAATATGATCCAAAGCTAAAGTACCATGTCCTGTTCACAGAAGCCAGTTGA
- the LOC107624235 gene encoding DNA annealing helicase and endonuclease ZRANB3 produces MGLTEEQRQQIEANRQAALAKRKAFLESQQQQQQQLLFKCQKLSHSRYSSSTSKPALIPKFVARLEICSPDSFSVVPIPSDDDTFSALNGLLSDLLPSHFTQISTAVADASVYHLSDYLRVLNCLKAASHQIADVEDIPWNTLKAVETMMLASGGGGTWTPTRPEHLTDEQVEDLIAKLPRSLVDALMPFQLDGIRFGLRRGGRCLIADDMGLGKTLQAIAIAGCFMHEGPILVVCPAVLRFSWAEELERWLPCCLPADIHVVFGHQDNPVHLTRCPRVVVISYTMLNRLKKNMIEREWALLIVDESHHVRCTKKAKESGETQAVLDVATKVKHIVLLSGTPSLSRPFDIFHQINMLWPGLLGTNKREFAKTYCDMKFFMGIQGKVFADYSKGIRLVELNVLLKQTVMIRRLKEHVMLQLPPKRRQIIRLLLKKSDIVAAKTAVGALTIDDPERASEDMPLGNSDEVDGDLSVQELGIAKLSGFREWLSLHPLIAGSENSKKMIIFAHHHKVLDGVQEFICEKGVGFVRIDGSTLPRDRQSAVVAFRSSSEVKIAIIGILAAGFGLDFSTAQDVVFLELPQCPTVMLQAEDRAHRRGQKNAVNVYIFCAKDTSDELRWKNLNKSLHRVSKTTDGKYDAMKEIVVDDISYLETYFKTDSSDEQSAREKALVETLLDKKPSPVNLSESEVKQDDKSDEQASFDNNSISTANITVQDKKSIPTVEADDMQPDHQLETDGHGSSHVGSLRFEVSPYTGRIHLYSCVLGTDVRPQPLYENFRPEELELLCPVSDDEKKKIEVKSVKENPVYRHSLMEFAHEWRSLRPIERKKLLGKPLQLPLAVELCYLSESNNHNNKGLLNGGSKRRMTPLVEVCHPLPEDAVWKKVYLRSGLGKKEKEYTQGWSVTDEPLCKLCQKQCMGKNAKAPEFFEDLFCNLACYEEYRMRTSNRFLRQELFQIEHGVCTNCLLDCHKLVEHIKPLSLERRREYIEKVAPKVAKRKKMLEKLVNDPTEGNAWHADHIIPVYQGGGECKLENMRTLCVACHYDVTKEQCDERRKARANARKHLKFVMNNLKNGLTGTTVSNAKEHEAQEGDKLFINVPGSAYSLADPSESGKH; encoded by the exons atgggtCTAACAGAAGAACAGAGACAACAAATCGAAGCAAATCGCCAAGCCGCTCTCGCCAAACGCAAAGCATTTCTTGaatcccaacaacaacaacaacaacaactacttTTCAAATGCCAGAAGCTCTCTCATTCTCGCTACTCTTCTTCAACATCCAAACCCGCCCTTATTCCAAAGTTCGTTGCCAGGCTCGAAATATGCTCTCCAGATTCCTTCTCCGTTGTGCCTATCCCCTCCGACGACGACACCTTCTCCGCCCTCAACGGCCTCCTCTCCGACCTCCTCCCCTCTCACTTCACTCAGATCTCCACCGCCGTTGCCGATGCCTCTGTCTACCACCTTTCCGACTACCTCCGCGTCCTCAACTGCCTCAAGGCAGCATCTCACCAGATTGCTGACGTGGAGGACATTCCCTGGAACACGCTCAAAGCCGTTGAGACCATGATGCTGGCGTCTGGTGGTGGCGGCACCTGGACCCCGACCAGGCCCGAGCATCTCACCGACGAGCAGGTCGAAGACCTCATCGCGAAGCTTCCGAGGAGTTTGGTGGATGCTCTGATGCCGTTTCAGTTGGATGGGATTAGGTTTGGACTCAGAAGGGGTGGAAGGTGCCTCATTGCCGATGATATGGGACTCGGAAAGACCCTCCAG GCGATTGCTATTGCGGGATGTTTCATGCATGAAGGTCCTATACTTGTGGTTTGCCCTGCTGTTTTGCGTTTTTCATGGGCAGAAGAATTGGAACGTTGGCTTCCTTGCTGTTTGCCTGCTGATATTCATGTTG TTTTTGGTCATCAAGATAACCCTGTTCATTTAACAAGATGCCCTAGAGTTGTGGTTATTTCTTATACCATGCTCAATCGTCTAAAGAAGAACATGATTGAACGTGAGTGGGCTCTCCTGATTGTTGATGAATCTCATCATGTGCGATGCACGAAGAAAGCCAAAGAGTCAGGAGAG ACACAAGCTGTTCTTGATGTGGCAACGAAAGTCAAGCATATAGTTCTGCTATCAGGAACGCCCTCATTGTCAAG ACCATTTGACATTTTTCATCAGATAAATATGTTATG GCCTGGTTTGTTGGGGACAAATAAACGTGAGTTTGCAAAAACCTATTGTGACATGAAATTTTTCATGGGCATCCAAGGAAAAGTGTTTGCG GATTATTCAAAGGGCATTCGGTTGGTGGAGTTGAACGTGTTACTTAAGCAAACTGTTATG ATAAGGCGTTTGAAGGAACATGTGATGCTACAGTTACCTCCAAAGCGGCGGCAAATTATAAGACTGTTGTTGAAGAAATCAGATATTGTTGCTGCAAAAACTGCAGTTGGGGCATTGACAATTGATGACCCTGAACGTGCAAGTGAAGACATGCCTCTAGGAAACTCAGATGAAGTTGATG GGGACCTTTCTGTCCAAGAACTTGGGATTGCAAAGCTTTCTGGGTTTCGTGAATGGCTTTCCCTCCATCCACTCATAGCAGGATCGGAGAATTCTAAAAAGATGATAATTTTTGCTCATCACCACAAAGTTCTTGATGGAGTACAG GAGTTTATATGTGAGAAAGGTGTAGGTTTTGTGCGAATTGATGGAAGTACTCTTCCAAGAGATAGGCAATCAGCAGTAGTAGCATTTCGATCATCATCAGAG GTTAAAATTGCGATAATAGGTATTTTGGCAGCAGGTTTTGGACTTGATTTCTCAACAGCACAAGATGTGGTGTTCTTGGAGCTACCTCAGTGCCCAACTGTAATGCTTCAG GCcgaggatagagctcatcgacgGGGGCAAAAAAATGCAGTTAATGTATACATATTCTGTGCAAAG GATACCTCGGATGAGTTGCGTTGGAAAAACTTGAATAAAAGTTTGCACCGTGTTTCAAAAACAACAGATGGAAAATATGATGCAATGAAGGAGATAGTG GTTGATGATATTTCTTACTTAGAGACATATTTCAAAACTGATAGTTCTGACGAGCAATCTGCACGTGAAAAGGCATTAGTTGAAACACTGTTGGATAAGAAACCTTCCCCAGTAAATTTAAGTGAATCTGAAGTAAAACAAGATGATAAATCTGATGAGCAGGCTTCTTTTGACAATAACTCAATTTCTACTGCTAATATCACG GTGCAGGACAAGAAATCAATTCCAACAGTAGAAGCAGATGACATGCAGCCTGACCATCAACTAGAAACAGATGGACATGGGTCTAGTCATGTTGGTTCTCTGCGTTTTGAG GTGAGCCCATACACTGGTAGGATCCACTTGTATTCTTGCGTTTTGGGTACAGATGTAAGACCGCAGCCACTTTATGAAAATTTCCGACCAGAGGAACTTGAGTTGCTATGTCCTGtttctgatgatgagaaaaagaagatagaagttaaATCTGTCAAGGAGAATCCTGTTTATAGGCATTCTCTCATGGAGTTTGCACATGAGTGGAGGAGTTTGAGGCCAATTGAACGCAAGAAGTTACTTGGGAAACCATTACAGCTTCCTTTGGCAGTTGAATTATGCTATTTGAGTGAAAGCAATAACCACAATAACAAG GGGTTATTAAATGGTGGAAGCAAACGACGTATGACACCTTTGGTGGAGGTCTGCCATCCTTTACCCGAAGACGCTGTGTGGAAGAAGGTTTATCTACGAAGTGGCCTTGGTAAGAaggaaaaagaatatactcaaggctGGAGTGTGACTGATGAACCACTGTGTAAGCTTTGTCAAAAGCAGTGCAT GGGTAAGAATGCCAAGGCACCTGAATTTTTCGAAGACCTGTTTTGTAACCTTGCCTGCTATGAAGAGTATCGCATGAGAACAAGCAACAGATTCTTACGTCAG GAACTTTTCCAAATTGAACATGGTGTGTGCACAAATTGCCTATTGGACTGCCATAAGCTTGTTGAGCACATAAAACCTTTATCATTGGAAAGGCGACGAGAGTACATTGAGAAAGTAGCACCAAAAGTCGCAAAGCGGAAGAAGAT GCTTGAGAAGCTTGTCAATGATCCAACTGAAGGCAATGCATGGCATGCTGATCATATAATTCCAGTGTATCAAGGCGGAG gtGAATGCAAACTAGAAAATATGAGGACTCTGTGTGTGGCCTGCCATTATGATGTTACCAAAGAACAGTGTGATGAGCGACGCAAAGCAAGAGCAAATGCCAGGAAACACCTAAAATTTGTAATGAATAACCTTAAAAATGGTCTGACGGGCACTACTGTCTCTAATGCTAAG GAGCATGAGGCACAGGAAGGAGATAAGCTCTTTATCAATGTCCCTGGAAGTGCATATTCTCTAGCTGATCCCTCAGAAAGTGGAAAACATTAA
- the LOC107624491 gene encoding uncharacterized protein LOC107624491 yields the protein MFRRGNLKSEFRNDDKHVTAVAAAAFSIHSIEQAAAANLISRPQSMRRKNHSTLSERPTYGGDTSVKRSSFGEDGRRKEGSVPLRGSSDDISSKRTVPQTQGHQKQIGIPIQHNNKANAEAWEKAKLKKIQKR from the exons ATGTTCAGAAGGGGAAATTTGAAGAGTGAATTTAGAAATGATGACAAGCATGTGACAGCAGTTGCAGCTGCTGCATTTTCCATTCATTCAATAGAACAAGCTGCTGCTGCCAACCTGATTTCAAGGCCTCAATCCATGAGAAGGAAAAACCATAGCACCCTATCTGAACGACCGACTTATG GAGGGGATACTTCAGTAAAAAGGTCATCATTTGGAGAAGATGGAAGGAGAAAAGAAGGAAGTGTTCCTTTAAGAGGTTCAAGTGATGATATATCTTCTAAAAGGACTGTGCCCCAAACACAAGGGCACCAAAAACAAATAGGGATTCCTATACAACATAACAACAAAGCAAATGCAGAAGCTTGGGAAAAGGCCAAGTTAAAAAAGATTCAAAAGC GATAA
- the LOC107623467 gene encoding putative pentatricopeptide repeat-containing protein At3g15200 yields MPYMFWQLRRWELKILFYPATATLLRTPTTCFLHSLSDPPHWKPPSPPPPIVYLQNLLKFRRDKPAIEVERALDLCGFQLSDKLVFEVLKRHHSDWRPALVFFNWACKASPERNGYVPSSVVFNEIVDILGKMKRFEELYQVLDEMSHRQGVMNELVFSTLIRRYVGAHKVEEAVGIFYRRKEFGLEIDSKAFRTLLMWLCRYKHVEDAETLFRSKVNELPPDIKSWNVILHGWCILGNTHEAKRLWKDILASKCKPDLFTYATFIKAMTKKGKLSTALRLFHGMWDKGCKPDVVICNCIVDALCFKKRVPEALEVFKCMSERGVEPNVATYNSLIKHMCKIRRMEKVYELVSDMERRKGNCLPNAVTYSYLLGSLKEPKEVPVILERMERNGCSMNDDVYNLVLRLYMEWDDQDGVRRTWEEMERNGWGLDRRSYTILIHGHLKNGRTKDALRYFREMVSKGMEPEPRTEKLLSSMNIQSKERTEKQKG; encoded by the exons ATGCCGTACATGTTCTGGCAACTCCGCCGGTGGGAACTCAAAATCCTATTCTACCCTGCCACAGCCACTCTCCTCCGAACTCCAACCACATGCTTCCTGCATTCCCTTTCGGACCCACCCCACTGGaaaccaccatcaccaccaccgccGATTGTTTATCTTCAGAATCTCCTCAAGTTCCGGAGGGACAAGCCCGCCATCGAAGTGGAGCGAGCACTCGACCTATGTGGGTTCCAGCTTAGCGACAAACTCGTCTTCGAAGTGCTTAAACGGCATCATTCTGATTGGAGACCCGCCCTCGTGTTCTTTAATTGGGCTTGTAAAGCGAGTCCCGAGCGAAATGGGTATGTGCCAAGTTCCGTCGTTTTCAATGAGATTGTGGATATTCTCGGGAAGATGAAGCGGTTTGAGGAGCTCTACCAGGTGCTCGATGAAATGTCCCATAGACAGGGTGTCATGAACGAGTTGGTTTTTTCCACATTGATTCGTAG GTATGTGGGTGCACATAAGGTGGAGGAAGCTGTTGGAATATTCTATAGGAGGAAAGAGTTTGGATTGGAGATTGATTCTAAAGCATTTAGGACACTCTTGATGTGGTTGTGCAGGTACAAGCATGTAGAAGATGCAGAAACTTTGTTTCGCAGCAAGGTGAATGAGCTTCCACCTGATATAAAGTCCTGGAACGTGATCCTCCATGGTTGGTGCATCTTAGGGAACACACATGAGGCGAAGAGGTTGTGGAAAGACATATTGGCATCTAAGTGCAAGCCGGATCTTTTCACTTATGCAACATTTATCAAGGCAATGACCAAGAAGGGGAAGCTCAGCACTGCACTGAGGTTGTTCCATGGCATGTGGGATAAAGGTTGCAAGCCCGATGTTGTGATATGCAACTGCATCGTTGATGCTCTTTGTTTCAAAAAGAGAGTTCCTGAGGCATTGGAAGTTTTCAAGTGCATGAGCGAAAGGGGCGTTGAACCTAATGTGGCTACTTACAACTCCTTGATCAAACACATGTGTAAGATTCGGCGAATGGAGAAGGTATACGAGCTAGTGAGTGATATGGAAAGGAGGAAGGGGAATTGTTTGCCTAATGCTGTTACTTATAGCTACTTGCTGGGTTCCTTGAAGGAGCCGAAGGAAGTTCCTGTGATTTTGGAGAGGATGGAGAGAAATGGGTGTAGCATGAATGATGATGTTTACAACTTGGTTTTGAGGTTGTATATGGAATGGGATGACCAGGATGGGGTGAGAAGAACATGGGAAGAGATGGAAAGGAATGGATGGGGACTAGATAGGCGATCTTATACAATCCTGATTCATGGGCACCTCAAAAATGGGAGGACGAAGGATGCCTTGCGCTATTTTAGGGAGATGGTGTCTAAGGGAATGGAGCCTGAGCCAAGAACTGAGAAACTATTGAGTTCCATGAACATTCAGTCAAAAGAAagaacagaaaaacaaaaaggatgA